A genome region from Alistipes dispar includes the following:
- a CDS encoding glycoside hydrolase family 15 protein, protein MNNLNYGIIGNSRTAALISDRGRIEWLCFPDFDSPSVFAALLDRAKGGSFGFEVSGSYAVRQSYVPHTNILSTRFSADEGEFEVLDYMPCYRSFEKEHYLPAELYRYIRLVRGRPRLAIDYAPAPNYARGEVSLRVTPEYVETCSSYDRKDRQYLYSSLPLDAIVERREITLEKDEFLLLSYNEKAIPIDIEREKIEYCRTLVYWLNWTNRTKKYNCYNDVIERSMLVLKLLSYYNGAMLAAVTTSLPETIGEERNWDYRFCWLRDASMSIETMFRVGHVGAARRFMKFIQSTLSASHDFQIMYGIRGERTLTETTLDHLAGYAGSRPVRIGNDAYRQRQNDSFGYLMDLIYQYYRLMPGTLDEIEDMWELVKSILDNVSENWRNPDKGIWEIRGEGQHFVSSKVMCWVALDRGARIAAMLRKHACAESWREEAEAIRRDVLEHGWKEEIQSFSQSYGNLALDSSLLLMEPYGFIPAADPRYRKTVLAVRKALFHKGLMYRYNNEDDFGVPSSAFTMCTFWLIRALYVIGQHNEAKTLFNQMLRNGNHLGLFSEHLDFDTKEQSGNFPQAYSHLAVVNTALLFAEEDDRLGFIRP, encoded by the coding sequence ATGAATAACCTCAACTACGGCATCATCGGCAACAGCCGCACCGCCGCGCTCATCTCCGACCGGGGCCGCATCGAATGGCTCTGCTTCCCCGACTTCGACTCGCCCTCGGTATTCGCCGCCCTGCTCGACCGTGCGAAAGGCGGCTCGTTCGGCTTCGAGGTCTCCGGCAGTTATGCGGTCCGGCAGAGCTACGTCCCCCACACGAATATCCTCTCGACCCGCTTTTCGGCCGACGAGGGGGAGTTCGAGGTGCTCGACTACATGCCCTGCTACCGCTCCTTCGAGAAGGAGCACTACCTGCCGGCCGAGCTTTACCGCTACATACGCCTCGTGCGGGGCCGTCCCCGCCTCGCCATCGACTACGCTCCAGCTCCGAACTACGCCCGGGGCGAGGTGAGCCTCCGCGTCACGCCCGAGTATGTCGAAACGTGCAGCTCGTACGACCGGAAAGACCGCCAGTACCTCTACTCCTCCCTCCCGCTCGACGCGATCGTCGAACGGCGCGAAATCACGCTCGAGAAGGACGAATTCCTGCTGCTCTCCTACAACGAGAAGGCCATCCCGATCGACATCGAACGCGAGAAGATCGAATACTGCCGCACGCTGGTCTATTGGCTCAACTGGACGAACCGCACGAAGAAGTACAACTGCTACAACGACGTCATCGAGAGGAGCATGCTCGTGCTGAAGCTCCTCTCCTACTACAACGGCGCCATGCTCGCGGCCGTCACCACGAGCCTGCCCGAAACGATCGGCGAGGAACGCAACTGGGACTACCGATTCTGCTGGCTGCGCGACGCCTCCATGTCCATCGAAACGATGTTCCGCGTGGGGCACGTCGGGGCCGCCCGCCGCTTCATGAAATTCATCCAATCCACGCTCTCCGCCAGCCACGACTTCCAGATCATGTACGGCATCCGCGGCGAACGGACGCTAACCGAGACGACGCTCGACCACCTCGCGGGCTACGCCGGGTCGCGCCCCGTACGCATCGGCAACGACGCCTACCGCCAGCGGCAGAACGACTCGTTCGGCTACCTCATGGACCTGATCTACCAATACTACCGGCTGATGCCCGGCACGCTCGACGAGATCGAGGACATGTGGGAGCTGGTCAAGAGCATTCTGGACAACGTTTCGGAGAACTGGCGCAACCCCGACAAGGGCATCTGGGAGATCCGGGGCGAAGGGCAGCACTTCGTCTCCTCGAAGGTCATGTGCTGGGTGGCGCTCGACCGCGGAGCGCGCATCGCCGCGATGCTGCGCAAACACGCCTGCGCCGAGAGCTGGCGCGAGGAGGCCGAGGCGATCCGCCGTGACGTGCTGGAACACGGCTGGAAGGAGGAGATACAGAGTTTCTCGCAGAGCTACGGCAACCTGGCCCTCGACTCGTCGCTGCTGCTCATGGAGCCCTACGGATTCATCCCGGCCGCCGACCCGCGCTACCGCAAGACCGTGCTGGCCGTCCGCAAGGCCCTCTTCCACAAAGGACTGATGTACCGCTACAACAACGAGGACGACTTCGGCGTTCCCTCCTCGGCCTTCACGATGTGCACCTTCTGGCTCATCCGCGCCCTCTACGTCATCGGGCAGCACAACGAGGCCAAGACGCTGTTCAACCAGATGCTCCGCAACGGCAACCACCTCGGACTTTTCAGCGAACACCTCGACTTCGACACGAAGGAACAGTCGGGCAACTTCCCGCAGGCCTACTCGCACCTCGCCGTGGTCAATACCGCCCTGCTCTTCGCCGAGGAGGACGACCGGCTGGGATTCATCCGTCCGTAA
- a CDS encoding glycoside hydrolase family 20 protein: MRRILGRGLAVLLSVAAVSAPAQPETMRPETVGEGTPEAAAPRGVIPVPVSDVRREGTFRPGEPFTYAVRAPHGDVPAAELAACLDGLGWRQAGKGRPDLEIGIDPAARGIASEEAYRLEIAPRGIAVSARTAAGAFYAVQTLLQLTDDGRAEEIACRTIEDAPRFAYRGFMIDVSRHFRSVEFVKRQIDAMALFKLNRLHMHLTDGAGWRIEIDRYPRLTEFAAWRPYEDWQSWWEGDRSYCEADDPRARGGFYTKEEIREIVEYARLRHIEVIPEIEMPGHSEEVTAAYPELGCHGEPYRDGDLCPGNERTFEFLENVLLEVMELFPSEYIHIGGDEAGKSAWRDCAKCRERMRSEGLKDVDELQSYLIHRIERFLNAHGRRLLGWDEILDGGLAPGATVMSWRGTEGGLKAIRAGQQAVFVPGEFCYLDYTQDAPFTQPLSIGGYTPLRKVYSFEPVPAEMTPDEERLLLGVQANLWAEWIPTDSHYEYMMWPRLMALAEVAWSRPGRKDYEAFRQRALQASEQLRGRGYAPFDLRTEYGERPESLAPKHHLAEGCPVSYATPWHGNYPASGAATLTDGVLGGWTYGDRRWQGFLDSDMDVTVDLGRTMPVRYVGATFMQSAGPYVWMPREAEIYGSEDGERFTLLATVHNDVPPACPYLLFKTFAYTGETRARYVRYVARSGGIPGGWLFVDEIVVQ; this comes from the coding sequence ATGAGACGGATACTCGGCAGGGGACTCGCCGTCCTGCTTTCGGTGGCGGCGGTCTCCGCTCCGGCGCAGCCGGAGACAATGCGGCCGGAGACGGTCGGGGAGGGAACGCCGGAAGCCGCCGCCCCGCGGGGCGTGATTCCCGTTCCCGTCTCCGACGTTCGGCGGGAGGGAACCTTCCGTCCGGGAGAGCCGTTTACCTATGCGGTCCGGGCGCCGCACGGCGATGTTCCGGCGGCGGAACTGGCCGCCTGCCTCGACGGGCTGGGCTGGCGGCAGGCCGGAAAGGGGCGTCCCGATCTCGAAATTGGGATCGACCCCGCGGCGCGCGGCATCGCCTCGGAGGAGGCCTACCGGCTGGAGATCGCGCCGCGCGGGATCGCGGTGTCGGCGCGGACGGCGGCGGGCGCCTTCTACGCCGTGCAGACCCTGTTGCAGCTCACGGACGACGGACGCGCGGAGGAGATCGCCTGCCGCACGATCGAGGATGCGCCGCGTTTCGCCTACCGCGGCTTCATGATCGACGTGAGCCGCCATTTCCGGTCGGTGGAGTTCGTCAAGCGTCAGATCGACGCCATGGCGCTCTTCAAGCTCAACCGCCTGCACATGCACCTGACCGACGGCGCCGGATGGCGCATCGAGATTGACCGTTACCCCCGCCTGACGGAGTTCGCGGCGTGGCGGCCCTACGAGGACTGGCAGAGCTGGTGGGAAGGCGACCGCAGCTACTGCGAGGCGGACGATCCGCGCGCCCGGGGCGGCTTCTATACGAAGGAGGAGATCCGCGAGATCGTGGAGTACGCCCGGCTGCGGCATATCGAGGTGATTCCCGAGATCGAGATGCCGGGCCATTCGGAGGAGGTGACGGCAGCCTATCCCGAGCTGGGATGCCACGGAGAGCCGTACCGCGACGGCGACCTCTGCCCGGGCAACGAACGGACGTTCGAGTTCCTGGAGAACGTGCTCCTGGAGGTCATGGAGCTGTTCCCTTCGGAGTACATTCACATCGGCGGCGACGAGGCCGGAAAATCGGCGTGGCGCGACTGTGCGAAGTGCCGCGAGCGGATGCGGAGCGAAGGGCTGAAGGACGTGGACGAGTTGCAGAGCTACCTGATCCACCGCATCGAACGCTTCCTGAACGCGCACGGCCGCCGGCTGCTGGGCTGGGACGAGATTCTCGACGGCGGGCTGGCGCCCGGCGCCACGGTGATGTCGTGGCGCGGCACGGAGGGGGGCCTGAAGGCGATCCGTGCGGGTCAGCAGGCGGTTTTCGTTCCCGGGGAGTTCTGCTACCTCGACTATACGCAGGACGCTCCTTTCACGCAGCCCCTCTCGATCGGCGGCTATACGCCGCTGCGGAAGGTCTATTCGTTCGAGCCGGTTCCGGCGGAGATGACGCCCGACGAGGAGCGGCTGCTGCTGGGCGTGCAGGCGAACCTCTGGGCCGAGTGGATTCCGACGGACTCCCATTACGAATACATGATGTGGCCGCGGCTGATGGCCCTCGCGGAGGTGGCGTGGAGCCGCCCCGGGCGGAAGGATTACGAGGCGTTCCGGCAGCGGGCGTTGCAGGCTTCCGAACAGTTGCGCGGACGCGGATACGCGCCTTTCGACCTGCGTACCGAGTACGGCGAACGGCCCGAGAGCCTCGCGCCGAAACACCATCTGGCCGAAGGGTGCCCGGTGAGCTACGCTACGCCGTGGCACGGAAATTATCCGGCCTCCGGGGCGGCGACCCTCACGGACGGGGTGCTGGGCGGCTGGACCTACGGCGACAGGCGGTGGCAGGGATTTCTCGATTCCGACATGGATGTCACGGTGGACCTCGGGCGCACGATGCCGGTACGGTATGTCGGTGCGACGTTCATGCAGTCGGCGGGACCCTATGTCTGGATGCCGCGCGAGGCGGAGATCTACGGATCGGAGGACGGTGAGCGGTTCACGCTGCTCGCGACGGTGCACAACGACGTCCCGCCCGCGTGCCCCTACCTGCTTTTCAAGACCTTCGCCTATACGGGGGAGACGCGGGCGCGTTACGTGCGCTATGTCGCGCGCAGCGGCGGCATCCCCGGCGGCTGGCTCTTCGTCGATGAGATCGTCGTGCAGTAG
- a CDS encoding glycoside hydrolase family 20 protein has protein sequence MNRLFALCASGLLLASCAGKTGSYELIPYPNHLTPRAGEFAAAGAAVACDERLDEASRAVVEEFAVRLSEASGAESAVTYEALPAAGGFRFLMDESLAPERYRLDVTTDGAEVRASSLRGFLYAVQTIKQLLPAALYGGAPAVESEWTLPCVEIDDAPRFGYRGLMLDVARHFFDAVQVKKIIDLMAFHKLNTLHWHLTDDQGWRIEIKRYPRLTEYGSIRKGTVVKKNWDQYDGVPYGGYYTQEEIRDVVAYAASRGITVIPEIDLPGHMLAALACYPELGCTGGPYEVWGRWGVADEVLCVGKEKTFEFLENVLLEVMELFPSEYIHIGGDECPKVRWEKCPVCQAKIRELGIEGDDKHAAEYYLQSYVTARVEKFLNEHGRRIIGWDEILEGELAPDATVMSWRGSEGGIAAARLGHDAIMTPTSHFYFDYYQARDIENEPFGIGGYVPVEKVYAYEPIPDTLSQELGAHILGVQANLWAEYIKTPEHQEYMLLPRMAALSEVQWCDRGSREWTRFAGALPHIVDIYERMGYNYSPVVFGVNCRVRSLPEKKCVEVTLSTLGDAPIHYTLDGSEPTAESPRYAAPIEIRKGCTLKAAALRDGVRSRVLVRNFSDNKAMGHPVTLVTEPLGKYRFGAPESLVDGIESYFSYANGDWAGWFGDPMVVDIDMAGASYGEVRLGTLVLKDEDIFPPLTLVASTSEDGEHFTEAGRIEIPMETSADPDALKSYTVSFPETSARYLRVEARTVNPIPEWHGARGKKGFLFVDEICVN, from the coding sequence ATGAATAGATTGTTCGCTTTGTGTGCATCGGGGCTGTTGCTGGCCTCCTGCGCCGGGAAAACCGGCTCCTACGAGCTGATTCCCTATCCCAACCATCTGACGCCCCGTGCGGGCGAATTCGCGGCGGCGGGCGCCGCCGTCGCGTGCGACGAACGGCTCGACGAAGCCTCGCGCGCCGTGGTCGAAGAGTTCGCGGTCCGGCTCTCGGAAGCCTCGGGGGCCGAGAGCGCGGTGACCTATGAGGCCCTTCCGGCGGCGGGCGGATTCCGCTTCCTCATGGACGAGTCGCTCGCTCCGGAGCGTTACAGGCTCGACGTGACGACGGACGGCGCCGAGGTGCGCGCGTCGTCGCTCCGCGGATTCCTCTATGCCGTGCAGACGATCAAGCAGCTGCTTCCGGCGGCCCTCTACGGCGGTGCGCCCGCCGTAGAGAGCGAGTGGACGCTGCCGTGCGTCGAAATCGACGATGCGCCGCGCTTCGGCTACCGCGGGCTGATGCTCGACGTGGCGCGCCACTTCTTCGATGCCGTGCAGGTGAAGAAGATCATCGACCTCATGGCGTTCCACAAGCTCAACACGCTGCACTGGCATCTGACGGACGATCAGGGCTGGCGCATCGAGATCAAGCGCTATCCCCGTCTGACGGAGTACGGCAGCATTCGCAAGGGAACGGTCGTGAAGAAGAACTGGGACCAGTACGACGGCGTGCCTTACGGCGGTTACTACACGCAGGAGGAGATTCGCGACGTGGTGGCCTATGCGGCTTCGCGCGGGATCACGGTGATTCCGGAGATCGACCTCCCGGGCCACATGCTGGCGGCGCTGGCCTGCTACCCCGAGCTGGGCTGCACGGGCGGTCCCTACGAAGTATGGGGGCGCTGGGGCGTGGCCGACGAAGTGCTGTGCGTCGGCAAGGAGAAGACGTTCGAGTTTCTGGAGAACGTGCTCCTGGAGGTCATGGAGCTGTTCCCTTCGGAGTATATCCACATCGGCGGCGACGAGTGTCCGAAGGTGCGCTGGGAGAAGTGCCCCGTGTGCCAGGCGAAGATCCGCGAGCTGGGCATCGAGGGCGACGACAAGCACGCCGCGGAGTACTACCTCCAGAGCTATGTGACGGCCCGCGTGGAGAAGTTCCTCAACGAGCACGGCCGGCGGATCATCGGCTGGGACGAGATTCTGGAGGGCGAGCTGGCTCCGGACGCTACGGTCATGTCGTGGCGCGGTTCGGAGGGCGGCATCGCCGCGGCCCGGCTGGGACACGACGCCATCATGACCCCCACCTCGCATTTCTACTTCGACTATTACCAGGCCCGCGACATCGAGAACGAACCGTTCGGCATCGGCGGGTACGTGCCCGTCGAGAAGGTCTATGCCTACGAGCCGATTCCCGACACGCTGTCGCAGGAGCTGGGGGCGCATATCCTCGGCGTGCAGGCGAATCTCTGGGCCGAATACATCAAGACCCCCGAGCATCAGGAGTACATGCTGCTGCCGCGCATGGCGGCGCTGAGCGAGGTGCAGTGGTGCGACCGCGGCAGCCGCGAGTGGACGCGTTTCGCCGGGGCGCTGCCGCATATCGTGGACATTTACGAACGCATGGGGTACAACTACTCACCCGTGGTCTTCGGCGTGAACTGCCGTGTGCGCAGCCTGCCGGAGAAGAAGTGCGTCGAGGTGACGCTCTCGACGCTGGGCGACGCGCCGATCCACTACACGCTCGACGGTTCGGAGCCGACGGCCGAAAGTCCGCGCTATGCGGCTCCGATCGAGATCCGGAAGGGCTGCACGCTCAAGGCCGCGGCGCTGCGCGACGGCGTGCGGTCGCGGGTGCTGGTGCGCAATTTCTCGGATAACAAGGCTATGGGGCATCCGGTGACGCTCGTGACCGAACCGCTGGGCAAGTACCGCTTCGGTGCGCCCGAAAGCCTCGTGGACGGCATCGAGAGCTATTTCAGCTATGCCAACGGCGACTGGGCGGGCTGGTTCGGCGATCCGATGGTCGTGGACATCGACATGGCGGGCGCGTCGTACGGCGAGGTGCGGCTCGGGACGCTGGTGCTCAAGGACGAGGACATCTTCCCGCCGCTGACGCTCGTGGCGAGCACCTCGGAGGACGGGGAGCACTTCACCGAGGCGGGGCGTATCGAGATCCCGATGGAGACTTCGGCCGATCCCGATGCGCTGAAGAGCTATACGGTGTCGTTCCCCGAGACTTCGGCCCGCTACCTGCGCGTGGAGGCCCGGACGGTGAACCCGATTCCCGAATGGCACGGCGCGCGCGGGAAGAAGGGATTTCTCTTCGTGGATGAAATCTGCGTGAATTAA
- a CDS encoding SusD/RagB family nutrient-binding outer membrane lipoprotein → MKFKNIIRYTAALALPVALLGGCTGDFEELNTNPIEVNPSDLPFEAQFLEPMSYSYPNQQNLFQYWTNLQIDIFGGYFESPNGNFTNQRYDINRGHCGGMYENFMLHIINNTGRLIKQCDAEGKFDFSATMRIVQTYNLLDFTDAYGPVPFLSVFKTAGDPVQPSSFAYDTQKAVYEAMLEDLDTALQGLKTETAGMNTYDIWCGGDRALWAKVANQLKLRIALRMVKVDPAQAETVARAAISAGVLEDKDILISKGFENEMWLMFNWGDCGANASLVTMLKGFKDPRLKLYFTKNTQPIVKPGAKPLQVPDKDGKMVDKKDDDGFLVYAEEDYLTDPETGEKLKPGTAYIGIPAGCAIGGKPNQYSNYSGWAGTFSMPQPIMFAAEGWFLRAEAELRWPGIGSEDVKTLYENGIRTSIKNQYAYRKSYAEQGYSEFKQSLPEDWNTLADDATINAYIAGETVQTDYTDPNTALNGAYNSKALNLLSVKWDSGASKEEQLQRIITQKWIAVFPLSTEAWAEYRRTGYPKLFQVKQNASNGVISTELGPRRLPYSDTEINANTAEYNKGVELLNSEASGGTSGDNAGTRLWWDRADKGNF, encoded by the coding sequence ATGAAATTCAAGAATATTATCCGATACACCGCCGCTCTGGCTCTCCCGGTCGCTCTGTTGGGAGGCTGTACCGGCGATTTCGAGGAGCTGAACACCAATCCCATCGAAGTGAATCCCTCCGATCTGCCCTTCGAGGCGCAGTTCCTGGAGCCGATGAGTTACAGCTACCCGAACCAGCAGAACCTGTTCCAGTACTGGACGAACCTGCAGATCGACATTTTCGGCGGGTACTTCGAGAGCCCCAACGGAAACTTCACGAACCAGCGCTACGACATCAATCGCGGCCACTGCGGCGGCATGTACGAGAACTTCATGCTGCATATCATCAACAATACGGGCCGCCTGATCAAGCAGTGCGACGCCGAAGGCAAGTTCGACTTCTCCGCCACGATGCGTATCGTGCAGACCTACAACCTGCTCGACTTCACCGATGCCTACGGACCGGTCCCCTTCTTGTCGGTGTTCAAGACGGCGGGCGACCCCGTCCAGCCCAGTTCGTTCGCCTACGACACGCAGAAGGCCGTGTACGAGGCCATGCTGGAGGATCTGGATACGGCGCTCCAGGGTCTGAAGACCGAGACGGCCGGCATGAACACCTACGACATCTGGTGCGGCGGCGACCGTGCGCTGTGGGCGAAGGTGGCCAACCAGCTCAAGCTGCGCATCGCGCTGCGCATGGTGAAGGTCGATCCCGCGCAAGCCGAGACGGTGGCCCGGGCGGCGATTTCGGCCGGGGTGCTCGAGGACAAGGACATTCTGATCTCGAAGGGCTTCGAGAACGAAATGTGGCTCATGTTCAACTGGGGCGACTGCGGTGCGAACGCCTCGCTCGTCACGATGCTCAAGGGCTTCAAGGACCCGCGTCTGAAGCTGTACTTCACGAAGAACACGCAACCCATCGTCAAGCCGGGCGCCAAGCCGCTGCAGGTGCCTGACAAGGACGGCAAGATGGTGGACAAGAAGGACGACGACGGATTCCTGGTCTATGCCGAGGAGGACTACCTCACCGATCCCGAAACGGGCGAGAAGCTGAAGCCCGGCACGGCGTATATCGGCATTCCCGCCGGCTGCGCTATCGGCGGCAAGCCCAACCAGTACAGCAACTATTCGGGCTGGGCCGGAACCTTCTCCATGCCGCAGCCGATCATGTTCGCGGCCGAGGGCTGGTTCCTTCGCGCCGAGGCGGAGCTCCGGTGGCCCGGTATCGGCTCCGAAGACGTGAAGACGCTCTACGAGAACGGTATCCGGACTTCGATCAAGAACCAGTACGCCTACCGCAAGTCGTACGCCGAACAAGGGTATTCGGAGTTCAAGCAGTCGCTGCCTGAGGACTGGAATACGCTCGCCGACGATGCCACGATCAACGCCTATATCGCCGGTGAGACGGTGCAGACGGATTATACCGATCCCAACACCGCATTGAACGGAGCTTACAATTCGAAGGCGCTGAACCTGTTGTCCGTGAAGTGGGACAGCGGTGCTTCGAAGGAGGAGCAGCTCCAGCGCATCATCACGCAGAAGTGGATCGCCGTGTTCCCGCTTTCGACCGAGGCATGGGCCGAGTACCGCCGTACGGGCTATCCCAAACTCTTCCAGGTGAAGCAGAACGCCAGCAACGGCGTGATTTCCACGGAGCTCGGCCCGCGTCGTTTGCCTTACAGCGATACGGAGATCAACGCCAACACCGCCGAGTATAACAAGGGCGTGGAACTGCTCAACTCGGAGGCTTCGGGCGGCACGAGCGGCGACAACGCCGGAACCCGCCTCTGGTGGGACCGCGCCGACAAGGGCAACTTCTGA
- a CDS encoding SusC/RagA family TonB-linked outer membrane protein, whose amino-acid sequence MCIVEPATALRANAQGGGNGTLEGVVKDASGPLLGATVIVKNTTRGTTTDMDGKFFLDGLQNGDVLQVTYVGYDPYEVAYAGQTALEILMQETANQLNAVVVTAMGIERQSKTLTYAAETVGGDDVADIKSINMINSLQGKSAGLQITPNSTGAGGSSKILFRGNKSISGSNQPLVVVDGVPLMMNTSFGEDGLASQVKSNYGGDRDGGDAMSTINPDDIASISLLKGASAAALYGAVAANGAIMITTKSASAGRISVSVSSNTTIDTPISLPDFQNTYGSADQTYSWGGKLSSKAPNYAKEFYQTGWTTNNSVSINGGSENLRAYFSYGNVSSGGITPENDYSQHTLNSKVGFDLFNDHVKVDFTAKYVNQHVANQPAAGWLFNPMTGAYLFPRGEDWNYYKNNYEVYDPTLNANVHNWVNTSLEQFDNPYWILNRQKPISERNRYEFGGQIKYQIIDGLSVTGRMRYERSDDNFKHNLYASSTANRYPMGRMKDNRYFSEQLYADALVQYNHTWGDFSLNATAGASMMRTQSSNVDLWAEGTKFSMTDGKPNGNVMYPNIFNPANYYANMAKQGLTRKRLNAVFATATFGYKDGLFLDVTARNDWSSTLAFTDSYSFFYPSVGASLLLDRFVDMGSNIDLFKFRASYSIVGNDVPAYMTNPLYTLGSQGAITPPEKAPFRTLEPEKTHSFEAGFDGEFFQHRLHVNATYYKTNTKNQFFAITTPWGTGYRQQYVNAGNVQNQGFELSLGWFQDFGNEFTWSTDLNLSYNDNKIIELVDGLQDGLSLSNFGGAQVVLKEGGHFGDLYVRHVMHDEKTGKMLVTDVKDDKGNVLYSVPTLSGEGITDLKYVGDMNSKVNMGWNNTFRYKDFSLSFLIDFRFGGKVLSMTEAGLDAWGVSQRTADARDKGYVVREGVRFDNVEEYYKAMGALNYNAQYNNEDYVYDATNVRMREISFGYTFRDLFGQSKNLTLSLIARNLFFFYKDAPMDPDVSMGTANGVQGFDIFNLPTTRSFGLNVKLNF is encoded by the coding sequence ATGTGCATCGTGGAGCCTGCTACCGCTTTGCGGGCGAATGCGCAGGGGGGGGGTAACGGAACCCTCGAAGGTGTGGTCAAGGACGCCTCCGGCCCGCTGCTCGGGGCCACGGTGATCGTGAAGAACACCACGCGCGGAACGACGACCGACATGGACGGCAAGTTCTTCCTGGACGGTCTTCAGAACGGCGACGTGCTCCAGGTGACCTACGTGGGATACGATCCCTACGAGGTGGCCTATGCGGGGCAGACGGCGCTGGAGATTCTGATGCAGGAGACCGCCAACCAGCTCAACGCCGTGGTCGTGACCGCCATGGGCATCGAGCGTCAGTCGAAGACGCTGACCTATGCGGCCGAAACGGTGGGCGGCGACGACGTGGCCGACATCAAGTCGATCAACATGATCAACTCGTTGCAGGGCAAGTCGGCCGGTTTGCAGATCACCCCCAACTCGACGGGTGCGGGCGGCTCCTCGAAGATCCTCTTCCGCGGTAACAAGTCGATCAGCGGCTCGAACCAGCCGCTGGTGGTCGTGGACGGCGTGCCCCTGATGATGAACACCTCCTTCGGTGAGGACGGTCTGGCGAGCCAGGTGAAGAGCAACTACGGCGGCGACCGCGACGGCGGCGACGCCATGTCCACGATCAACCCCGACGACATCGCGTCGATCTCGCTGCTGAAGGGCGCATCGGCCGCCGCGCTCTACGGAGCCGTGGCCGCCAACGGCGCCATCATGATTACGACCAAGTCGGCTTCGGCGGGACGCATTTCGGTGAGCGTGTCGAGCAACACGACGATCGACACCCCGATCTCGCTGCCCGATTTCCAGAACACCTACGGCTCGGCCGACCAGACCTACAGTTGGGGCGGCAAACTCTCGTCCAAGGCCCCCAACTATGCCAAGGAATTCTACCAGACGGGCTGGACGACCAACAACTCGGTGTCGATCAACGGCGGTTCGGAGAACCTGCGCGCCTACTTCTCCTACGGCAACGTGTCGTCGGGCGGCATCACCCCGGAGAACGACTATTCGCAGCACACGCTCAACTCGAAGGTGGGCTTCGACCTGTTCAACGACCATGTGAAGGTGGATTTCACGGCCAAGTACGTCAATCAGCACGTGGCGAACCAGCCGGCCGCCGGTTGGCTCTTCAACCCGATGACGGGCGCCTACCTCTTCCCGCGCGGCGAGGACTGGAACTACTACAAGAACAACTACGAGGTGTACGATCCCACGCTCAACGCCAACGTGCACAACTGGGTGAACACGTCGCTCGAACAGTTCGACAACCCCTACTGGATTCTCAACCGGCAGAAGCCCATCTCGGAGCGTAACCGCTACGAATTCGGCGGACAGATCAAGTACCAGATCATCGACGGCCTCTCGGTGACGGGCCGTATGCGCTACGAGCGTTCCGACGACAACTTCAAGCACAATCTCTACGCCTCTTCGACGGCCAACCGCTATCCGATGGGCCGCATGAAGGACAACCGCTACTTCAGCGAGCAGCTCTATGCCGACGCGCTGGTGCAGTACAACCACACGTGGGGCGATTTCTCGCTCAACGCCACGGCCGGCGCCAGCATGATGCGCACGCAGTCGAGCAACGTGGATCTGTGGGCCGAGGGTACGAAATTCTCGATGACCGACGGCAAGCCCAACGGCAACGTCATGTATCCCAATATCTTCAATCCGGCCAACTACTATGCCAACATGGCCAAGCAGGGACTGACGCGCAAGCGTCTGAACGCGGTCTTCGCAACGGCCACGTTCGGCTACAAGGACGGCCTGTTCCTCGACGTGACGGCGCGCAACGACTGGTCCTCGACGCTGGCCTTCACCGACAGCTATTCGTTCTTCTATCCTTCGGTAGGCGCCAGCCTGTTGCTCGACCGCTTCGTGGACATGGGCAGCAACATCGACCTGTTCAAGTTCCGCGCATCCTATTCGATCGTGGGTAACGACGTGCCGGCCTACATGACCAACCCGCTCTACACGCTGGGCTCGCAGGGCGCCATCACGCCTCCCGAGAAGGCTCCGTTCCGGACGCTCGAACCCGAGAAGACCCACTCGTTCGAGGCCGGTTTCGACGGCGAATTCTTCCAGCACCGGCTGCATGTGAACGCCACCTATTACAAGACCAACACCAAGAACCAGTTCTTCGCCATCACCACGCCGTGGGGCACGGGATACCGCCAGCAGTACGTGAACGCCGGTAACGTGCAGAACCAGGGCTTCGAACTGTCGCTGGGCTGGTTCCAGGACTTCGGCAACGAGTTCACGTGGTCCACCGACCTGAATCTCTCCTACAACGACAACAAGATCATCGAGCTGGTGGACGGCCTGCAGGACGGCCTCTCGCTCTCGAACTTCGGCGGCGCGCAGGTCGTGCTGAAGGAGGGCGGCCACTTCGGCGACCTCTACGTGCGCCACGTCATGCACGACGAGAAGACCGGCAAGATGCTCGTGACGGACGTCAAGGACGACAAGGGCAACGTACTCTATTCGGTTCCGACGCTCTCGGGCGAGGGTATCACGGACCTGAAATATGTCGGCGACATGAACTCGAAGGTGAACATGGGCTGGAACAACACGTTCCGCTACAAGGACTTCTCCCTGAGCTTCCTCATCGACTTCCGCTTCGGCGGCAAGGTGCTCTCGATGACCGAGGCCGGTCTCGACGCCTGGGGCGTCTCGCAGCGCACGGCAGACGCCCGCGACAAGGGTTACGTGGTACGCGAGGGCGTCCGGTTCGACAACGTCGAGGAGTATTACAAGGCCATGGGCGCGCTGAACTACAACGCGCAGTACAACAACGAGGATTACGTTTACGATGCCACGAACGTCCGTATGCGCGAAATCTCGTTCGGCTACACCTTCCGCGACCTGTTCGGACAGTCGAAGAATCTGACGCTGTCGCTCATCGCCCGCAACCTCTTCTTCTTCTACAAGGATGCGCCGATGGACCCCGACGTGTCGATGGGTACGGCCAACGGCGTGCAGGGCTTCGACATCTTCAACCTGCCCACCACCCGCAGCTTCGGTCTGAATGTCAAACTTAACTTCTAA